Proteins found in one Bacillus subtilis subsp. subtilis str. 168 genomic segment:
- the ymfH gene encoding putative processing protease (Evidence 3: Putative function from multiple computational evidences; PubMedId: 22333191, 22720735; Product type e: enzyme), giving the protein MIKPIEYEQLQETLYHEKMSNGLDVYVLPKKGFNKTYAVFTTKYGSIDNRFVPLGKNEMVHVPDGIAHFLEHKLFEKADGDVFQDFSKQGASANAFTSFTRTAYLFSSTSNVERNLETLIDFVQDPYFTEKTVEKEKGIIGQEINMYDDNPDWRLYFGVIENMYKEHPVRIDIAGTVESISHITKDLLYECYETFYHPSNMLLFIVGPVDPEAIISQVRENQGKKPYTDQPEIKREEVKEQEAVFRKEKEIKMNVQGPKCLVGLKSKNPFKLGKELLKHELSMNLLLEALFGKSSAQYESLYEKGYIDETFSFDFTAEYGFGFAAIGGDTPEPDQLAEDISSMLLRAGELITAEKIELARKKKIGTFLKALNSPEYIANQFTRYAFLDMSLFDVVTVLEQITLEDVQNVIQEEIAADRLTVCKVVPKS; this is encoded by the coding sequence TTGATCAAACCAATCGAATATGAACAGCTTCAGGAGACGCTGTATCATGAAAAAATGTCCAACGGCCTTGATGTTTACGTTTTGCCGAAAAAAGGCTTCAACAAGACATATGCGGTCTTTACAACAAAGTACGGCTCGATAGATAACCGGTTTGTCCCTTTAGGTAAAAACGAGATGGTTCACGTGCCGGACGGGATTGCTCACTTTCTTGAGCACAAGCTGTTTGAGAAAGCGGACGGAGACGTTTTTCAAGATTTCAGCAAACAGGGGGCTTCTGCCAATGCGTTTACGTCATTTACAAGAACGGCTTACCTTTTCTCAAGCACATCAAATGTTGAACGCAATTTAGAGACGCTTATCGATTTCGTACAGGACCCATATTTTACTGAAAAAACGGTTGAAAAGGAAAAAGGGATTATCGGGCAGGAGATTAATATGTACGACGATAACCCTGATTGGAGGCTTTACTTCGGGGTCATTGAAAACATGTACAAAGAGCATCCTGTCAGAATTGACATAGCGGGAACAGTGGAAAGCATTTCACATATTACAAAAGACCTTCTTTATGAATGCTATGAAACGTTTTATCACCCGAGTAACATGCTCCTTTTCATTGTCGGCCCTGTAGATCCTGAAGCGATTATTTCTCAGGTAAGAGAAAACCAGGGGAAAAAGCCGTATACTGATCAGCCGGAGATCAAACGAGAAGAAGTGAAAGAGCAAGAAGCGGTTTTCCGAAAAGAAAAAGAGATCAAAATGAACGTGCAGGGACCGAAATGCCTTGTTGGGCTGAAATCCAAAAATCCGTTTAAATTAGGCAAAGAGCTCTTAAAGCATGAACTTTCAATGAACTTATTGCTTGAAGCTCTTTTTGGCAAAAGCTCTGCCCAGTATGAATCACTTTATGAAAAAGGATATATTGACGAAACGTTCAGCTTTGATTTTACTGCTGAATATGGGTTCGGTTTTGCGGCGATCGGCGGAGATACGCCTGAGCCTGATCAATTGGCTGAAGACATTTCAAGCATGCTTTTGCGCGCCGGTGAACTGATTACTGCTGAAAAGATTGAACTTGCCAGAAAGAAAAAGATCGGCACATTCTTAAAAGCGCTGAATTCCCCTGAATACATCGCCAATCAATTTACCCGTTATGCGTTCTTGGATATGAGCCTGTTTGATGTTGTAACGGTACTCGAGCAGATTACCCTCGAGGATGTCCAGAACGTAATACAAGAGGAAATCGCTGCAGACAGACTGACTGTCTGCAAGGTTGTTCCTAAATCATAA
- the ymfJ gene encoding putative enzyme (Evidence 3: Putative function from multiple computational evidences; PubMedId: 17322312; Product type e: enzyme) gives MSVLENWDSWKNFLGDRLNYAQDKGMSQDTITDLATEIGSYLANEVESKNEQEKVLADLWSVASKDEQHAIANMMVKLVENNSTH, from the coding sequence ATGTCAGTATTAGAAAACTGGGATAGCTGGAAAAACTTCCTTGGCGACCGTCTGAACTATGCGCAAGATAAAGGTATGAGCCAGGATACGATTACAGATCTTGCGACAGAAATCGGCAGCTACTTGGCTAATGAAGTGGAATCTAAGAACGAGCAGGAAAAAGTGCTGGCAGATCTTTGGAGTGTAGCATCAAAAGATGAACAGCACGCCATTGCCAATATGATGGTTAAGCTTGTTGAAAATAACAGCACTCACTAG
- the spoIIIE gene encoding spore DNA directional translocase (motor ATPase) (Evidence 2a: Function from experimental evidences in other organisms; PubMedId: 11062134, 11778051, 12618465, 16430687, 17139259, 17322320, 18160039, 24297254, 24769697, 26452092; Product type cp: cell process), with the protein MAKKKRKSRKKQAKQLNIKYELNGLLCIAISIIAILQLGVVGQTFIYLFRFFAGEWFILCLLGLLVLGVSLFWKKKTPSLLTRRKAGLYCIIASILLLSHVQLFKNLTHKGSIESASVVRNTWELFLMDMNGSSASPDLGGGMIGALLFAASHFLFASTGSQIMAIVMILIGMILVTGRSLQETLKKWMSPIGRFIKEQWLAFIDDMKSFKSNMQSSKKTKAPSKKQKPARKKQQMEPEPPDEEGDYETVSPLIHSEPIISSFSDRNEEEESPVIEKRAEPVSKPLQDIQPETGDQETVSAPPMTFTELENKDYEMPSLDLLADPKHTGQQADKKNIYENARKLERTFQSFGVKAKVTQVHLGPAVTKYEVYPDVGVKVSKIVNLSDDLALALAAKDIRIEAPIPGKSAIGIEVPNAEVAMVSLKEVLESKLNDRPDAKLLIGLGRNISGEAVLAELNKMPHLLVAGATGSGKSVCVNGIITSILMRAKPHEVKMMMIDPKMVELNVYNGIPHLLAPVVTDPKKASQALKKVVNEMERRYELFSHTGTRNIEGYNDYIKRANNEEGAKQPELPYIVVIVDELADLMMVASSDVEDSITRLSQMARAAGIHLIIATQRPSVDVITGVIKANIPSRIAFSVSSQTDSRTILDMGGAEKLLGRGDMLFLPVGANKPVRVQGAFLSDDEVEKVVDHVITQQKAQYQEEMIPEETTETHSEVTDELYDEAVELIVGMQTASVSMLQRRFRIGYTRAARLIDAMEERGVVGPYEGSKPREVLLSKEKYDELSS; encoded by the coding sequence GTGGCAAAGAAAAAACGAAAATCAAGAAAAAAACAGGCGAAACAGCTCAATATAAAATACGAGCTCAACGGATTGCTGTGTATAGCCATTTCAATTATCGCAATCTTGCAGCTGGGGGTAGTCGGGCAAACGTTTATCTATTTGTTCCGCTTTTTTGCTGGAGAGTGGTTTATTTTATGCTTGTTAGGTTTATTGGTGTTAGGAGTCTCACTGTTTTGGAAGAAAAAAACCCCAAGCCTTTTAACGAGACGAAAGGCCGGGTTGTACTGTATTATCGCAAGCATATTGCTGCTTTCTCACGTGCAGCTATTTAAAAATTTGACGCACAAAGGGTCTATTGAGTCTGCAAGCGTGGTGCGCAATACGTGGGAATTGTTTTTAATGGACATGAATGGCAGCTCTGCTTCACCTGATTTAGGCGGAGGGATGATCGGTGCGCTGCTGTTTGCGGCTTCACACTTTTTGTTTGCGTCGACTGGTTCTCAGATCATGGCAATTGTCATGATTTTGATCGGAATGATTTTAGTAACAGGACGCTCGCTGCAAGAAACGCTAAAAAAGTGGATGAGCCCGATTGGACGTTTTATAAAAGAACAATGGTTAGCATTTATTGATGACATGAAATCCTTCAAATCAAATATGCAGTCATCGAAAAAAACGAAAGCGCCGAGCAAAAAACAAAAACCGGCCCGCAAAAAACAGCAAATGGAACCGGAGCCTCCTGATGAAGAGGGGGATTATGAAACAGTATCGCCTCTTATTCATTCAGAGCCGATTATCTCAAGCTTTTCTGATCGTAATGAAGAGGAAGAGTCTCCAGTTATAGAAAAGCGCGCCGAACCTGTGTCGAAGCCGCTTCAGGACATCCAACCGGAGACAGGTGATCAGGAAACTGTTTCTGCTCCTCCTATGACCTTTACAGAGCTCGAAAATAAGGATTACGAGATGCCGTCACTGGATTTGCTGGCAGATCCGAAGCATACCGGCCAGCAGGCTGATAAAAAGAATATTTATGAAAATGCGAGAAAGCTTGAACGCACATTCCAAAGCTTTGGCGTAAAGGCGAAAGTCACACAGGTTCATCTCGGACCGGCCGTAACAAAATATGAAGTATATCCTGATGTCGGAGTGAAGGTTAGCAAAATTGTCAATTTAAGCGATGATTTAGCGCTTGCGCTTGCTGCGAAGGATATCAGGATCGAAGCGCCTATACCAGGCAAATCAGCAATCGGAATTGAAGTTCCAAACGCAGAAGTGGCAATGGTTTCGCTGAAAGAAGTGCTGGAGTCTAAATTGAATGACAGACCGGATGCGAAGCTGTTAATTGGACTCGGCCGCAATATTTCAGGTGAAGCTGTATTGGCTGAGTTAAACAAGATGCCCCACCTTTTGGTCGCAGGCGCAACCGGTAGCGGGAAAAGTGTCTGTGTCAACGGCATTATTACAAGTATTTTAATGCGGGCGAAACCGCATGAAGTGAAAATGATGATGATCGATCCTAAAATGGTAGAGCTAAATGTCTACAACGGGATTCCGCATTTGCTTGCTCCTGTTGTAACCGATCCGAAAAAAGCGTCGCAGGCTTTGAAAAAGGTTGTCAATGAAATGGAGCGGCGGTACGAATTATTTTCTCATACGGGTACAAGAAATATTGAAGGATACAATGATTATATAAAACGCGCCAACAATGAAGAAGGAGCGAAACAGCCAGAGCTGCCTTATATTGTTGTCATTGTGGACGAGCTAGCCGATCTCATGATGGTCGCTTCATCTGATGTGGAAGATTCGATTACGAGATTGTCCCAAATGGCGCGGGCTGCCGGCATCCATCTTATTATTGCGACACAGCGGCCATCGGTGGATGTTATCACAGGGGTGATCAAAGCGAACATTCCGTCACGAATCGCGTTCAGCGTATCTTCACAGACGGATTCAAGGACCATTCTTGACATGGGTGGCGCTGAGAAGCTTCTTGGCCGCGGCGATATGCTGTTTTTACCTGTAGGGGCTAACAAACCTGTCCGTGTGCAGGGAGCATTTTTGTCGGATGACGAAGTGGAGAAGGTCGTCGACCATGTGATTACTCAGCAGAAAGCGCAATATCAAGAAGAAATGATTCCTGAGGAGACGACGGAAACTCATTCCGAGGTTACTGATGAACTTTATGATGAAGCTGTTGAATTAATCGTCGGCATGCAGACGGCATCTGTTTCAATGCTGCAAAGAAGATTCAGAATTGGCTATACGAGAGCGGCGCGCCTGATTGACGCAATGGAGGAACGCGGTGTTGTCGGACCGTATGAAGGCAGCAAACCTAGGGAAGTATTATTATCAAAAGAGAAATATGATGAGCTCTCTTCTTAA
- the efpI gene encoding EF-P-5 aminopentanone reductase (EF-P repair enzyme), NADPH-dependent (Evidence 1a: Function from experimental evidences in the studied strain; PubMedId: 15066026, 28787546; Product type e: enzyme) — MNKTALITGASGGIGKSISETLAARGYNLLLHYNTNQNAAAELAEKLSQMFGVNAEILQADLSAQDGADKLTSSIVQPIDAIVLNSGRSHFGLITDVDNATVQEMVQLHVASPYMLTRNLLPGMIRNKSGAIVAVSSIWGETGASCEVLYSMAKGAQHSFVKGLAKELAPSGIRVNAVAPGAVDTNMMNQFTPAEKEEIADEIPIGRLARPQEIADATAFLLSEKASYITGQILSVNGGWHC; from the coding sequence ATGAACAAAACAGCACTAATCACCGGAGCAAGCGGCGGCATTGGCAAAAGCATCAGCGAAACCCTTGCAGCTAGAGGATACAATCTGCTGCTGCATTACAATACAAATCAAAACGCGGCAGCGGAGCTTGCTGAAAAACTAAGTCAGATGTTTGGCGTAAATGCGGAGATATTACAAGCTGACCTGTCCGCGCAAGATGGAGCAGATAAGCTGACAAGTTCAATTGTTCAGCCGATTGATGCGATTGTTTTAAACAGCGGACGAAGCCATTTTGGGCTGATTACGGATGTAGATAACGCAACGGTCCAGGAAATGGTTCAGCTTCATGTGGCGAGTCCGTATATGCTGACGAGAAACCTTCTGCCAGGCATGATTCGGAATAAATCGGGAGCGATTGTGGCTGTCAGCTCGATTTGGGGAGAGACTGGAGCATCCTGTGAAGTGTTGTACAGCATGGCAAAAGGAGCTCAGCATTCATTTGTAAAAGGATTGGCTAAGGAGCTGGCGCCAAGCGGAATCAGAGTAAACGCCGTAGCGCCGGGTGCAGTTGATACAAATATGATGAATCAATTTACCCCGGCTGAAAAAGAAGAGATCGCTGATGAGATTCCGATCGGCCGGCTGGCCCGGCCGCAAGAAATTGCGGATGCAACAGCTTTTCTCCTGTCTGAAAAAGCGTCATATATCACCGGCCAAATTCTGTCGGTGAATGGCGGCTGGCACTGCTGA
- the pgsA gene encoding CDP-diacylglycerol-glycerol-3-phosphate 3-phosphatidyltransferase (Evidence 1a: Function from experimental evidences in the studied strain; PubMedId: 12682299, 15743965, 15849754, 16514141, 16850406, 27818647; Product type e : enzyme), which translates to MFNLPNKITLARIALIPIFMIIMLAPFDWGRLEVGDESIPVAHLAGAILFIIASTTDWVDGYYARKLNLVTNFGKFLDPLADKLLVSAALIILVQFDLAPAWMVIVIISREFAVTGLRLVLAGTGEVVAANMLGKIKTWAQIIAVSALLLHNLPFELVSFPFADLALWVAVFFTVVSGWEYFSKNWEALKTSN; encoded by the coding sequence ATGTTTAACTTACCAAATAAAATCACACTAGCTAGAATCGCATTAATCCCAATCTTCATGATTATCATGCTGGCGCCGTTTGACTGGGGCAGGCTCGAAGTTGGAGACGAATCCATCCCGGTCGCACATTTGGCGGGGGCCATTCTATTTATTATTGCATCTACAACAGACTGGGTGGACGGGTATTATGCCCGAAAATTAAATCTCGTAACAAACTTCGGGAAATTTCTTGATCCGCTTGCGGACAAACTGCTCGTATCCGCAGCGTTAATTATCCTTGTTCAATTTGATCTCGCTCCAGCTTGGATGGTCATTGTGATTATCAGCAGGGAGTTTGCCGTGACAGGTTTAAGGCTTGTCTTAGCCGGAACAGGAGAAGTCGTAGCTGCTAACATGCTTGGTAAAATCAAAACCTGGGCACAGATTATTGCGGTATCTGCATTGCTTCTTCATAATCTTCCATTTGAACTTGTGTCATTCCCGTTTGCAGACTTGGCGCTGTGGGTAGCCGTCTTCTTTACTGTCGTCTCAGGCTGGGAATATTTCTCTAAAAATTGGGAAGCGTTAAAAACATCTAACTAA
- the ymfC gene encoding putative transcriptional regulator (GntR family, possibly involved in biofilm formation) (Evidence 3: Putative function from multiple computational evidences; Product type r: regulator) — protein sequence MSTKADNRHLYLKVIERIKEDIKNGIYTEKEKLPSEFELSKKLGVSRATLREALRILEEEHVIIRRHGVGTFVHSKPLFLSGIEQLNSVTKMIEQANMTPGTIFLSSQVLMPSEDDTKRFHLAEGQELFYLERVRTADGQPIVYCIDKIPMNILPNSFSHQQESMFDLLEKNSGSVISYAVTDIEPIGYHDTISPVLECDPETALLLLKQTHYDQHDKPVLYSLNYFRADKFRFHVLRKRF from the coding sequence ATGTCTACAAAAGCTGATAATCGGCACTTGTATTTGAAAGTAATTGAACGAATTAAAGAGGATATAAAAAATGGGATCTACACTGAGAAGGAAAAGCTGCCTTCTGAATTTGAGCTTTCCAAAAAGCTTGGTGTCAGCAGAGCGACGCTAAGAGAAGCCTTGCGGATACTGGAAGAAGAGCATGTGATTATCAGAAGGCATGGTGTAGGCACTTTTGTCCATTCTAAGCCGTTATTTCTTTCGGGTATTGAACAGCTGAACAGTGTAACCAAGATGATAGAACAGGCGAATATGACCCCTGGCACGATTTTTCTATCATCACAAGTGCTTATGCCGTCTGAAGATGATACGAAGAGATTTCACTTGGCAGAAGGGCAAGAACTTTTTTACCTTGAACGAGTCAGGACAGCTGACGGACAGCCGATTGTGTATTGTATAGACAAAATTCCGATGAATATTTTGCCGAATTCTTTTTCTCATCAGCAAGAATCTATGTTTGACCTGCTAGAGAAAAATTCAGGCTCCGTAATCAGCTATGCAGTAACTGATATAGAACCGATCGGCTATCACGATACCATTTCTCCAGTGCTTGAATGCGATCCGGAAACAGCTCTTTTGCTGTTAAAACAAACCCATTACGATCAGCACGATAAACCGGTGCTTTATTCTTTAAATTATTTTAGAGCGGATAAATTCAGATTTCATGTTTTGCGTAAACGATTCTAA
- the tepJ gene encoding modulator of TepA activity (spore outgrowth) (Evidence 1a: Function from experimental evidences in the studied strain; PubMedId: 23927687; Product type r: regulator) has protein sequence MILYTVMPQEIVFAEQNQETSAHEQIEYKGVPLLVEMKGNEAEVIQIMSTNPMHFLHPDISPGQKLKLNV, from the coding sequence ATGATTCTTTATACCGTGATGCCTCAGGAAATTGTGTTTGCAGAACAGAACCAAGAGACAAGCGCACATGAGCAAATTGAATATAAAGGTGTACCGCTTCTAGTCGAAATGAAAGGGAATGAAGCGGAAGTCATTCAAATCATGAGCACCAATCCAATGCATTTTCTGCATCCGGACATTTCACCGGGACAAAAGCTGAAATTAAACGTATAA
- the ymfF gene encoding putative metalloprotease (Evidence 3: Putative function from multiple computational evidences; PubMedId: 22333191; Product type e: enzyme), translating into MSYVNELKSKHGGLTAHIVKTEKFKTVSLIFKMLAPLTKDQVTKRALLPHVLLRGTKSHPKTAGLRSYLDELYGTSVSADLTKKGERHVITFRLEIPNEKYLKDQTPLLEKGLQLLAELVFSPALEGDAFQSQYVAQEKRTLKQRIQAVYDDKMRYSNLRLIQEMCKNDPYALHVNGEIDDVDDITAEQLYETYQSAIQKDQLDLYVVGDVDSNQVQSAIDKYFKTEERTLGMIENNHADEKVQPKEVIDEEDVKQGKLNIGYRTSITYTDQDYPALQVFNGLFGGFSHSKLFINVREKASLAYYAASRIESFKGLLMVMSGIEVKNFEQAVSIIAEQFQAMKNGDFSEQDIAQTKAVIRNQVLETIDTAYGLSEFLYQQAAAQVEIPIEDFLANIENVTKEDIIKAGEKIQLDTTYFLKGTEGAS; encoded by the coding sequence ATGTCATATGTTAATGAACTCAAATCAAAGCACGGCGGTTTAACCGCACACATTGTAAAAACAGAAAAATTCAAAACCGTCTCGCTTATTTTTAAGATGCTTGCGCCGCTGACAAAGGATCAAGTCACCAAAAGAGCGCTTCTCCCGCATGTGCTTCTTCGCGGAACGAAAAGCCATCCGAAAACCGCAGGATTGCGTTCATACTTGGATGAGCTGTACGGCACGTCAGTATCGGCTGATCTTACGAAAAAAGGAGAGCGGCATGTCATTACGTTCAGGCTTGAAATCCCGAATGAAAAATATTTAAAAGACCAAACGCCGCTTCTCGAGAAAGGGCTCCAGCTTCTCGCAGAACTCGTCTTTTCACCTGCTTTGGAGGGAGACGCTTTTCAGTCACAATATGTGGCTCAAGAAAAACGGACGCTTAAGCAAAGAATCCAAGCCGTCTATGATGATAAAATGCGTTATTCGAATTTAAGGCTGATACAGGAAATGTGCAAAAATGATCCTTACGCGCTTCATGTCAATGGTGAAATCGACGATGTCGATGACATTACGGCAGAGCAATTATACGAAACATACCAAAGCGCTATCCAAAAAGACCAGCTTGATCTATATGTTGTTGGCGACGTGGACAGTAACCAGGTACAATCGGCAATTGATAAGTATTTCAAAACAGAAGAGCGCACTCTTGGCATGATTGAAAACAATCACGCTGATGAAAAAGTTCAGCCAAAAGAAGTAATTGATGAAGAGGATGTCAAGCAAGGAAAACTGAATATCGGCTACCGCACCAGCATCACTTATACAGATCAGGATTATCCTGCTTTACAAGTGTTTAACGGATTGTTCGGCGGATTCTCTCATTCTAAACTTTTCATTAATGTTCGGGAAAAAGCCAGTCTTGCTTACTACGCGGCTTCGCGTATAGAAAGTTTTAAAGGCTTGTTAATGGTGATGTCAGGCATTGAAGTGAAAAATTTTGAACAGGCGGTTTCGATTATTGCTGAGCAATTCCAGGCAATGAAAAATGGCGATTTCAGTGAGCAGGATATAGCACAGACAAAGGCCGTTATTCGAAATCAAGTGCTGGAAACGATTGATACAGCATACGGTTTATCTGAGTTTTTATATCAGCAGGCCGCTGCTCAAGTCGAGATTCCTATCGAAGACTTTCTTGCCAATATTGAGAATGTCACAAAAGAGGATATCATTAAAGCCGGCGAAAAGATTCAGCTTGATACGACTTATTTCTTAAAAGGGACGGAGGGTGCATCTTGA
- the rodZ gene encoding cell shape determination factor (Evidence 1a: Function from experimental evidences in the studied strain; PubMedId: 12682299, 19164570, 22720735, 23879732, 27415800, 27818647; Product type f : factor) — protein MSLDDLQAATKIQKRYLTALEEGNYDIIPGKFYVRAFIKQYAEAVGLDADQLFEEHKKDIPNTYHDDVSEKISGMNLQKEMPKPASKALELLPTILVILGVIVVIAIVYAIIQFANHKNSDDHNAASEKAITQSESKYEIPKDSTLKENQNNSSEKETDTKKETKENEDKKKENDSEKLEIKAAGTEGSLTTYEVSGADKIELELKASDSSWIRVRDENSSSLKEGTLKKDETYKKDITDQKQVDIRTGYAPNLKIKINGKVLSYELDPKKVMAQTIKIVNKKEEKSS, from the coding sequence ATGTCATTGGATGATCTCCAAGCGGCAACAAAGATTCAAAAAAGGTATTTAACCGCCTTGGAGGAAGGAAACTATGACATTATTCCGGGGAAGTTTTATGTTCGGGCATTCATCAAGCAATATGCAGAAGCCGTTGGGCTTGATGCGGATCAGCTGTTTGAGGAGCATAAAAAAGATATCCCTAATACGTATCATGATGATGTGTCTGAAAAGATCTCCGGCATGAATCTTCAAAAGGAAATGCCAAAGCCAGCATCTAAGGCGCTGGAGCTGCTGCCAACAATACTTGTTATTCTCGGCGTGATTGTCGTGATTGCCATTGTGTACGCGATCATTCAATTTGCCAATCACAAAAACAGTGATGATCACAATGCGGCATCAGAAAAAGCAATTACGCAAAGTGAGAGCAAGTACGAAATCCCTAAAGATTCAACGCTGAAAGAGAATCAAAATAACAGCTCTGAAAAAGAGACAGACACTAAAAAAGAAACGAAAGAAAACGAAGATAAGAAAAAAGAAAATGACAGTGAGAAGCTGGAGATTAAAGCTGCTGGCACTGAAGGATCGTTAACGACTTATGAAGTGTCCGGCGCTGATAAAATCGAGCTGGAACTGAAGGCATCAGACAGCTCCTGGATTAGAGTGCGCGATGAAAACAGCAGCTCTTTAAAAGAAGGAACGCTGAAAAAAGACGAAACCTATAAAAAAGACATAACTGATCAGAAACAAGTTGATATCCGCACCGGATATGCACCTAATCTGAAAATAAAAATCAACGGTAAGGTTCTTTCATATGAACTTGATCCGAAAAAAGTGATGGCACAAACCATAAAGATTGTAAATAAAAAGGAAGAAAAGTCATCTTAA
- the bcbE gene encoding bacillibactin exporter (Evidence 1a: Function from experimental evidences in the studied strain; PubMedId: 15849754, 16850406, 18502870, 27375568; Product type t: transporter) → MKNIIALSSVPLVMTLGNSMLIPVLPMMEKKLSVTSFQVSLIITVYSVVAIICIPIAGYLSDRFGRKKILLPCLLIAGLGGAVAAFASTYMKNPYAMILAGRVLQGIGSAGAAPIVMPFIGDLFKGDDEKVSAGLGDIETANTSGKVLSPILGALLASWYWFVPFWFIPFFCLISFLLVLFLVAKPEEDEDAPAVSEFIKSVKKIFKQDGRWLYTVFIIGCVIMFLLFGVLFYLSDTLENKYAIDGVAKGGLLAIPLLFLSTSSFIAGKKIGKDKGRMKFCVVTGMILLTLSFIALWWNHSFYFLFVFLSFGGIGIGMALPALDALITEGIESEQCGTISSFYNSMRFIGVALGPPVFAALMSNANWIIFILSAFCSIVSLFLVLFTVDAKKSEEEKNLGTV, encoded by the coding sequence ATGAAAAATATTATTGCATTGTCTTCTGTCCCGCTTGTGATGACACTCGGGAACTCCATGCTGATTCCTGTTCTTCCGATGATGGAGAAAAAGCTGTCTGTGACTTCATTTCAAGTATCTTTAATCATTACTGTATATTCAGTAGTAGCAATTATTTGCATTCCGATTGCCGGATATTTGTCGGATCGTTTCGGGAGAAAAAAAATATTGCTTCCATGCCTCCTCATTGCAGGATTGGGGGGAGCCGTAGCTGCTTTTGCCTCGACCTATATGAAAAATCCTTATGCTATGATCTTGGCGGGGCGGGTTCTTCAAGGCATTGGTTCTGCAGGTGCCGCTCCGATTGTCATGCCGTTTATCGGCGACCTGTTTAAAGGAGACGATGAAAAGGTCAGCGCGGGTCTTGGCGATATTGAAACCGCCAACACGTCAGGGAAGGTACTGAGTCCCATACTTGGAGCCTTACTGGCTTCTTGGTATTGGTTTGTACCGTTTTGGTTTATTCCGTTTTTCTGTTTGATCAGCTTTTTGCTCGTATTGTTTTTGGTGGCCAAGCCTGAAGAAGATGAAGATGCGCCTGCTGTTTCTGAGTTTATTAAGAGTGTGAAGAAAATTTTTAAACAGGATGGTCGCTGGCTTTATACGGTCTTCATTATCGGGTGTGTCATTATGTTTTTGTTATTTGGCGTATTATTTTATTTATCAGATACGCTGGAGAACAAGTATGCTATTGACGGAGTAGCTAAAGGCGGATTACTGGCAATCCCACTTTTGTTTTTGTCAACCAGTTCTTTTATAGCTGGCAAAAAGATCGGTAAAGATAAAGGCCGAATGAAATTTTGCGTTGTTACAGGAATGATTCTGTTAACCCTTTCGTTTATTGCCTTGTGGTGGAACCACAGTTTTTATTTTTTATTTGTCTTTTTAAGCTTTGGCGGGATTGGGATTGGAATGGCTCTTCCTGCTTTAGATGCATTGATAACCGAAGGGATTGAAAGTGAACAATGCGGAACCATTTCCTCCTTTTACAATAGCATGCGCTTTATAGGAGTAGCTCTCGGTCCACCTGTTTTTGCTGCATTAATGTCTAATGCAAACTGGATTATTTTCATACTCTCGGCGTTTTGCAGCATCGTTTCTTTATTTTTAGTGCTCTTTACTGTAGATGCTAAAAAAAGTGAAGAAGAAAAAAACTTAGGGACGGTCTAG